In Drosophila innubila isolate TH190305 chromosome 2R unlocalized genomic scaffold, UK_Dinn_1.0 1_C_2R, whole genome shotgun sequence, the following are encoded in one genomic region:
- the LOC117782838 gene encoding acetyl-CoA carboxylase isoform X3, translating into MILALIALVKMLKRRASKRFVLVESGDDQQSSGMANTNDNGPITIPQIVAIDQCNHDDTNYNNNNSIVDSNEINNASSAASSLLSVQTAGTLKPSMSRGTGLGQERDQYRDFHIATTEEFVKRFGGTRVINRVLIANNGIAAVKCMRSIRRWSYEMFKNERAVRFVVMVTPEDLKANAEYIKMADHYVPVPGGSNNNNYANVELIVDIALRTQVQAVWAGWGHASENPKLPELLHKEGLVFLGPPERAMWALGDKVASSIVAQTAEIPTLPWSGSDLKAQYSGKKIKISSELFGRGCVNNVEQGLAAVSKIGFPVMIKASEGGGGKGIRRVDTAEEFPALFRQVQAEVPGSPIFVMKLASGARHLEVQLLADQYGNAISLFGRDCSIQRRHQKIIEEAPAIVAQPEVFEDMEKAAVRLAKMVGYVSAGTVEYLYDQEGNYFFLELNPRLQVEHPCTEMVADVNLPACQLQIGMGIPLYRLKDIRLLYGESPWGSSVIDFENPPNKPRPSGHVIAARITSENPDEGFKPSSGTVQELNFRSSKNVWGYFSVAASGGLHEFADSQFGHCFSWGENRQQARENLVIALKELSIRGDFRTTVEYLITLLETNRFLDNTIDTAWLDALIAERMQSEKPDILLGVMCGSLHIADRQITESFSSFQTSLEKGQIQAANTLTNVVDVELINGGIRYKVQAAKSGHNSYFLLMNNSFKEIEVHRLSDGGLLISLEGASYTTYMKEEVDRYRIVIGNQTCVFEKENDPSLLRSPSAGKLINMIVEDGAHVGRGQAYAEIEVMKMVMTLTSTEAGTVTYVRRPGAVLDAGSLLGHLELDDPSLVTKAQPCKSQFPQPENAPVPEKLNRVHNTYKSILENTLAGYCLPEPFNAQRLRDIIEKFMQSLRDPSLPLLELQEVIASISGRIPLSVEKKIRKLMTLYERNITSVLAQFPSQQIASVIDSHAATLQKRSDRDVFFLTTQSIVQLVQRYRNGIRGRMKAAVHELLRQYYDVESQFQHGHYDKCVGLVREHNKDDMLTVVNTIFSHSQVAKKNLLVTLLIDHLWANEPGLTDELANTLSELTSLNRAEHSRVALRSRQVLIAAHQPAYELRHNQMESIFLSAVDMYGHDFHPENLQRLILSETSIFDILHDFFYHSNRAVCNAALEVYVRRAYTSYELTCLQHLELSGGLPLVHFQFLLPTAHPNRLFSRMSSPEGLDHVVAESLGSSFVRTGAIAAFDSFEHFEMYSDEILDLLEDFVSPALVSAKVLEAVEAADSISDGRHSTSINVSLSDPITRANAAEEAKSTEPIHIISVAVRETGEMDDVQMSQIFGNYCREHNEELFQRRIRRITFAALKKRQFPKFFTYRARDKFEEDRIYRHLEPASAFHLELNRMKTYDLEALPTANQKMHLYLGRAKVSKGQEVTDYRFFIRSIIRHSDLITKEASFEYLQNEGERVLLEAMDELEVAFSHPHAKRTDCNHIFLNFVPTVIMDPAKIEESVTKMIMRYGPRLWKLRVLQAELKMVIRQSPQSATQAVRLCIANDSGYFLDISMYTEQTEPETGIIKFKAYGEKQGSLHGHPISTPYMTKDFLQQKRFQAQSNGTTYVYDVPDMFRQMTERHWKEFSKARPTVDIRIPDKILLECKELVLEGDSLVEMQRLPGENNCGMVAWRIVLATPEYPAGREIIVIANDLTYLIGSFGIKEDVLFAKASQLARQLKVPRIYISVNSGARIGLAEEVKAMFRIAWEDPEEPDKGFKYLYLSTEDYANVANLNSVRAILIEDEGEQRYKITDIIGKDDGLGVENLRYAGLIAGETSQAYEEIVTIAMVTCRTIGIGSYVVRLGQRVIQIDNSHIILTGYAALNKLLGRKVYASNNQLGGVQIMYNNGVTHKTEAIDLDGVYTILDWLSYIPAYIGCDLPIILPSDRVDRPVDFMPTKSPYDPRWMLAGRVNPVNANDWENGFFDRDSWSEIMAPWAKTVVTGRARLGGVPVGVIAVETRTVEVEMPADPANLDSEAKTLQQAGQVWYPDSSYKTAQAIKDFGREELPLIVFANWRGFSGGMKDMYEQIVKFGAYIVDGLREYKKPVLIYLPPNAELRGGAWAVLDSLINPRYMETYADPEARGGVLEPEGIVEIKYKEKDLIKTIHRLDATTIGLKREHDEAMAAGDKVRAAQLDEKIKARIAILMHVYHTVAVHFADLHDTPERMLEKECISEIVPWRESRRWLYWRLRRLLLEDAYIKKILRAQDNLSVGQAKQMLRRWLVEDKGATEAYLWDKNEEMVSWYQEQTNTESIVSRNVNSVKRDAIISTISKMLEDCPDVALDAVVGLCQGLTPVNRGVVVRTLAQMQLNEESSANTQG; encoded by the exons ATGATCTTGGCCCTAATTGCATTGGTCAAAATGCTAAAGCGTCGTGCCAGCAAACGTTTTGTACTTGTTGAATCCGGTGATGACCAACAATCATCTGGAATGGCCAATACCAATGACAATGGCCCAATTACAATACCCCAAATTGTGGCCATTGATCAATGTAATCACGATGAtaccaactacaacaacaacaacagcattgtCGACAGCAATGAGATTAACAATGCGTCATCGGCAGCGTCGTCGCTGCTCAGCGTACAAACCGCCGGCACATTAAA ACCCAGCATGTCTCGCGGCACGGGGCTCGGACAGGAGCGGGATCAATATCGGGATTTTCATATTGCCACCACGGAGGAGTTCGTGAAACGCTTCGGAGGCACCCGAGTGATAAATCGTGTGCTCATTGCCAACAATGGCATTGCGGCGGTCAAGTGCATGCGTTCCATCCGTCGTTGGTCCTACGAGATGTTCAAGAACGAACGTGCCGTTCGTTTTGTGGTGATGGTAACGCCCGAGGATCTGAAGGCCAATGCCGAGTACATTAAAATGGCCGATCACTATGTTCCAGTTCCCGGTGGatcgaacaacaacaactatgccAATGTTGAGCTCATTGTCGATATCGCACTTCGCACTCAAGTGCAG GCTGTCTGGGCAGGTTGGGGTCATGCCTCGGAGAATCCAAAGTTGCCGGAGCTGCTGCACAAGGAGGGACTCGTGTTTCTGGGTCCTCCCGAGCGTGCCATGTGGGCATTGGGTGACAAGGTGGCCTCCTCGATTGTGGCCCAGACGGCGGAGATACCAACATTGCCCTGGTCTGGCTCAGACCTGAAAGCGCAATACAGTGGCAAGAAGATAAAAATATCCAGTGAACTCTTTGGACGCGGTTGTGTCAACAATGTGGAACAGGGATTAGCTGCGGTCAGCAAGATTG GTTTCCCTGTGATGATCAAGGCCTCGGAGGGAGGCGGTGGCAAGGGCATACGTCGTGTGGACACGGCGGAGGAGTTTCCCGCGCTTTTCCGACAGGTGCAGGCCGAGGTGCCCGGCTCCCCGATCTTTGTGATGAAGCTGGCGAGTGGAGCACGTCACTTGGAGGTGCAACTGCTGGCGGATCAATATGGCAATGCCATCAGTTTGTTTGGACGCGATTGTTCAATCCAGCGGCGTCATCAGAAGATCATTGAGGAGGCGCCCGCAATTGTGGCACAGCCCGAGGTCTTTGAGGACATGGAGAAGGCTGCAGTGCGTCTGGCCAAGATGGTGGGCTATGTGAGCGCCGGCACTGTGGAGTATCTGTATGACCAGGAGGGTAATTACTTCTTTCTCGAGCTGAATCCACGTCTCCAGGTGGAGCATCCTTGCACGGAAATGGTTGCCGATGTCAATCTGCCCGCCTGTCAGCTCCAGATTGGCATGGGAATCCCTCTGTATCGCCTCAAGGATATCCGCCTGTTATATGGCGAATCCCCTTGGGGTTCTTCCGTCATTGACTTTGAGAATCCACCGAACAAGCCACGCCCATCCGGTCATGTGATTGCCGCCCGCATCACCTCGGAGAATCCCGACGAGGGATTCAAACCCAGCTCCGGCACCGTCCAGGAGCTCAACTTCCGGTCCAGCAAGAATGTCTGGGGCTACTTTAGTGTGGCGGCCTCTGGAGGATTACATGAGTTTGCCGACTCGCAGTTCGGACATTGCTTCTCCTGGGGAGAGAATCGTCAGCAGGCGCGAGAGAATCTGGTGATTGCCCTCAAGGAGCTATCGATTCGTGGTGATTTCCGTACCACGGTCGAGTATCTGATCACATTGCTGGAGACGAATCGATTTCTGGACAACACCATTGACACCGCCTGGTTGGATGCCCTAATTGCCGAGCGTATGCAGTCGGAGAAGCCGGATATACTCCTCGGGGTCATGTGTGGATCGTTGCACATTGCGGACCGTCAGATTACCGAGTCATTCTCCAGTTTCCAGACCTCACTCGAGAAGGGACAGATCCAGGCAGCCAATACCTTGACCAATGTGGTGGATGTGGAGCTAATCAATGGCGGGATTAGGTACAAAGTCCAGGCAGCAAAGAGTGGACACAATTCCTACTTTCTGTTGATGAACAATTCGTTCAAGGAGATTGAGGTGCATCGTCTGTCGGACGGAGGACTCCTCATCTCACTGGAGGGCGCCTCGTACACCACCTACATGAAGGAGGAGGTGGATCGCTATCGCATTGTCATTGGCAATCAGACCTGTGTGTTTGAGAAGGAGAATGATCCCTCGTTGTTGCGTAGTCCCTCGGCGGGCAAGCTCATCAACATGATTGTCGAGGATGGTGCACATGTGGGCAGGGGTCAGGCTTATGCCGAGATTGAGGTCATGAAGATGGTGATGACACTAACTTCCACGGAAGCCGGTACTGTCACCTATGTGCGTCGTCCTGGAGCTGTGCTGGATGCGGGTTCACTGCTTGGCCACCTGGAACTGGATGATCCGTCGCTGGTAACCAAGGCTCAGCCTTGCAAGAGTCAATTCCCGCAGCCGGAGAATGCACCCGTGCCGGAGAAGCTCAACCGTGTGCACAACACGTACAAGAGCATTCTGGAGAACACCTTGGCGGGCTATTGTCTCCCGGAACCATTTAATGCTCAACGCTTACGTGACATTATTGAGAAGTTCATGCAGAGTCTGAGAGAtccgtcgctgccgctgctcgAGCTGCAGGAGGTGATTGCCTCGATCTCGGGCAGAATCCCGCTGTCCGTGGAGAAGAAGATCCGCAAACTGATGACACTCTATGAGCGCAACATTACCAGTGTGCTGGCCCAGTTCCCCTCCCAGCAGATCGCCAGTGTGATCGATAGCCATGCGGCCACGTTGCAGAAGCGTTCCGATCGCGATGTCTTCTTCCTGACCACCCAGAGCATTGTCCAGCTGGTGCAGCGCTATAGGAACGGCATCCGTGGCAGGATGAAGGCGGCGGTTCATGAGCTACTGCGTCAATACTACGATGTGGAATCCCAGTTCCAGCATGGACACTACGACAAGTGTGTGGGACTTGTGCGAGAGCACAACAAGGATGACATGTTGACCGTGGTCAACACAATATTCTCGCATTCGCAGGTGGCCAAAAAGAATCTCTTGGTCACGCTGCTCATCGATCATCTGTGGGCCAATGAGCCGGGACTAACCGATGAGCTGGCCAACACACTGAGTGAACTGACCTCCCTCAATCGGGCGGAGCATTCCCGTGTCGCACTGAGATCTCGCCAGGTCTTGATCGCCGCCCATCAGCCGGCTTATGAGTTGCGACACAATCAAATGGAATCCATCTTCCTCTCGGCTGTGGATATGTATGGTCACGATTTCCATCCGGAGAATCTACAGCGATTGATTCTGTCGGAGACCTCGATCTTTGACATCCTTCATGACTTCTTCTATCACTCGAATCGCGCCGTTTGCAATGCCGCCTTGGAGGTCTATGTGAGACGTGCCTACACCTCCTATGAGCTGACCTGTCTGCAGCATCTGGAGCTATCTGGCGGTCTACCTTTGGTCCACTTTCAATTCCTGCTCCCCACGGCGCATCCCAATCGTCTGTTCTCCCGCATGAGCTCTCCGGAGGGATTGGATCATGTGGTGGCCGAGTCTCTGGGCAGTTCCTTTGTGCGAACTGGCGCCATTGCCGCCTTTGATTCCTTTGAGCACTTTGAAATGTACTCGGATGAGATACTCGATCTTCTGGAGGATTTCGTGTCGCCGGCTTTGGTCAGTGCCAAGGTCTTGGAGGCTGTCGAGGCTGCGGATTCCATCTCGGATGGCCGGCACAGTACGTCCATCAATGTCTCATTGTCGGATCCCATTACCCGGGCCAATGCCGCGGAGGAGGCCAAATCCACGGAACCCATTCACATCATTAGTGTCGCTGTGCGGGAGACGGGAGAAATGGATGATGTCCAGATGTCACAGATCTTTGGCAACTATTGCCGGGAGCACAACGAGGAGCTCTTCCAGCGTCGCATCCGTCGGATTACGTTTGCCGCCTTGAAGAAGCGTCAATTCCCCAAATTCTTTACGTATCGGGCGCGAGATAAATTCGAGGAGGATCGCATCTATCGCCATCTGGAGCCGGCATCTGCCTTCCACTTGGAGCTGAATCGCATGAAGACCTATGATCTGGAGGCGTTGCCCACGGCGAATCAAAAGATGCATCTGTATCTGGGCAGAGCCAAGGTATCCAAGGGTCAAGAGGTCACCGACTATCGTTTCTTTATACGTTCCATCATCCGTCACTCGGATCTGATCACCAAGGAGGCATCCTTTGAGTATCTGCAGAACGAGGGTGAACGTGTGCTGCTCGAGGCCATGGATGAACTGGAGGTGGCCTTCTCGCATCCTCATGCCAAGCGCACCGATTGCAATCACATCTTCCTCAACTTTGTGCCCACTGTGATTATGGATCCGGCGAAGATCGAGGAATCCGTCACCAAGATGATCATGCGTTATGGTCCACGTTTGTGGAAACTGCGTGTGCTCCAAGCGGAGCTTAAGATGGTCATCCGACAGTCGCCACAGTCAGCCACACAGGCGGTGCGTCTCTGCATTGCCAACGACTCGGGTTACTTCCTGGACATCTCCATGTACACGGAGCAAACGGAACCCGAAACGGGCATT ATCAAATTCAAGGCCTATGGCGAGAAGCAGGGATCTCTACATGGTCATCCCATATCCACGCCGTACATGACCAAGGATTTCCTGCAGCAGAAGCGCTTCCAGGCGCAATCCAATGGCACCACCTATGTCTACGATGTGCCCGACATGTTCCGCCAGATGACGGAGCGTCATTGGAAGGAGTTCTCCAAGGCGCGTCCCACGGTGGATATACGCATTCCCGACAAGATCCTGTTGGAGTGCAAGGAGCTGGTGCTCGAGGGTGACAGTCTGGTTGAGATGCAGCGCCTTCCAGGCGAGAATAAT TGCGGCATGGTTGCCTGGCGCATTGTGCTGGCCACGCCGGAGTATCCAGCTGGACGTGAGATCATTGTGATTGCCAATGATTTGACCTATCTAATTGGTTCCTTTGGCATCAAGGAGGATGTGCTCTTTGCCAAGGCATCACAATTGGCCAGACAGCTCAAAGTACCCAGA atctACATCTCTGTGAACAGTGGCGCAAGGATTGGACTCGCTGAGGAGGTGAAAGCCATGTTTAGAATAGCCTGGGAGGATCCCGAGGAGCCAGACAAGGGCTTCAAGTATCTGTATTTGTCTACTGAGGATTATGCCAACGTGGCCAATCTGAATTCGGTGCGTGCCATTCTGATTGAGGATGAGGGCGAGCAGCGTTACAAGATCACGGATATAATTGGCAAGGATGATGGCTTGGGTGTGGAGAATCTACGTTATGCTGGCCTCATTGCTGGTGAAACCTCACAGGCCTACGAGGAGATTGTCACCATTGCCATGGTCACCTGTCGCACCATTGGCATTGGTTCCTACGTTGTGCGTCTGGGACAACGTGTCATCCAGATTGATAATTCCCATATTATACTCACGGGTTATGCCGCTTTGAATAAG TTGCTGGGTCGCAAGGTTTACGCCTCCAATAATCAGCTGGGCGGCGTCCAGATCATGTACAACAATGGCGTCACCCACAAAACTGAGGCCATTGACTTGGACGGTGTCTACACAATACTCGACTGGTTATCGTACATTCCCGCCTATATTGGCTGCGATCTGCCCATAATCCTGCCCAGCGATCGTGTCGATCGTCCTGTTGACTTTATGCCCACCAAATCTCCATATGATCCACGCTGGATGCTCGCTGGACGTGTCAATCCCGTGAATGCCAATGATTGGGAGAACGGCTTCTTTGATCGCGACTCTTGGAGCGAGATCATGGCGCCCTGGGCCAAAACTGTTGTCACGGGACGTGCTCGTCTGGGAGGCGTGCCCGTTGGCGTTATTGCCGTGGAAACACGCACCGTGGAGGTGGAAATGCCCGCGGATCCGGCCAATCTCGATTCGGAGGCCAAGACGTTGCAGCAGGCGGGTCAAGTCTGGTATCCGGATTCATCGTACAAGACGGCACAGGCCATCAAAGATTTCGGACGGGAGGAGTTGCCATTGATTGTGTTTGCCAACTGGCGTGGCTTCTCTGGCGGCATGAAGGACATGTACGAGCAGATCGTCAAATTTGGCGCCTACATTGTCGACGGATTGCGAGAGTACAAGAAACCGGTGCTCATCTATTTGCCACCCAATGCGGAGCTACGTGGTGGCGCCTGGGCTGTGCTTGATTCCCTCATAAATCCCCGTTACATGGAAACCTATGCCGATCCAGAGGCACGTGGCGGAGTCCTCGAACCCGAGGGCATTGTCGAGATCAAGTACAAAGAGAAGGATCTCATCAAGACAATCCATCGGCTGGACGCGACGACAATTGGG CTGAAACGTGAGCATGATGAAGCTATGGCCGCTGGCGATAAGGTGCGAGCAGCGCAGCTGGATGAGAAGATTAAGGCCCGCATCGCCATATTGATGCATGTGTATCACACGGTCGCCGTTCACTTTGCCGATCTGCATGACACGCCCGAGCGCATGCTGGAAAAGGAATGCATCAGTGAGATTGTGCCCTGGCGTGA